In the Pseudoliparis swirei isolate HS2019 ecotype Mariana Trench chromosome 21, NWPU_hadal_v1, whole genome shotgun sequence genome, one interval contains:
- the LOC130211688 gene encoding dynactin subunit 1-like isoform X13, whose product MRVRISVCVCVRVCPSLSLQPSSSSSPVLYPSLCQVQLSSQSPNGLSALRQWNTPSRLTPATSLPSLLGRPSGRSSLMASRESLTSPLSGDVSEASPPPNPGALAAPVVPQPGGSPAAVAAPVPAPLSKVELALFKQDEESMRAQVKDLEEKLETLKMKRAEDKAKLKELEKHKIQLEQLQEWKTKMQEQQAELQKQLKEAKKDAREAQESKDRYMEEMADTADTTEMATLDKEMAEERAESLQLEGETLKERVEELSMDLEILRHDISEKGSDGVASSYRVKQLEEQNGRLKEALVRMRDLSMSEKQEHVKLQKQMEKKNTELETLRTQKEKLQEDVKQAEATIDELKEQVDAALGSEEMVETLTERNLDLEEKVRELRETVTDLEAINEMNDELQENGRETEMELREQVDLSAATVREAEKRVEAAQETVADYQQTINKYRDLTTSLQEANMELISQQNVNAEVQQPPAELFDFKIKFAETKAYAKAIEMELRKMEVTQSNRQVSLLTSFMPDSFHRHGGDHDCILVLLLIPRLICKAELISKQAQEKFDLNGNLAPGTGLRGPPGEQRSFASGLVYSLSLLQATLHKYEQALNSCSVEVFKRMGTLYTEMNFHERSLDYFIDLLHKDQLDETVQVEPLTKAIKYYQQLYSIHLADHTEDCTVQLADHIKFTQNVLDCMGVEVARLRAFMAAGQESSGLAVLLKDLDTSCSDIKQFCKKIRRRMPGTDVAGVPAALSFAPQVSESLTECRRHQTRVVAVLQEVAAAGAQMIAPLAEQEGLNALKLEDVAFKAVEQVYGSQGLNGPECLRQSCSSIITTMNKMATAMQEGEYDADKPQAKNHPVEKRASTVRAEMTDAEGLGVKLEDREAVVKEVKKSLKIKGEELSEANVRLSLLEKKLDTSTKDADERVEKIQTKLDENLALLKKKEKEFEETMDALQADIDQLEAEKAELKQRINNQSKMTIEGLRATPASGIASVVQASSGAGVAPALAGPVQVVDSPLLRQQVEAQRMGIKHLKNENNRLKAEKMRAQLASLPPLCPPKLPKASKDPSMPPEGLNTGIYRRTDQLLATLLKLSSEVKVVDITGKTAVSAGAQLLEQTARLQYLSDALDKLKGEVAEHVVSSQSGAKASSDFATFPVSCFVKAKEEKQGGTVLVGRVAIPCTRGQEQVHRLVLSQQQLKEVHRLLMT is encoded by the exons ATGCGTGTGCGaatatccgtgtgtgtgtgtgtacgcgtgtgtccatccctctctctgcaaccctcctcctcctcctctccagtcctCTACCCGTCGCTCTGCCAAG TGCAGCTGAGTTCTCAAAGTCCTAACGGTCTGTCTGCACTGCGTCAGTGGAACACTCCAAGTCGTCTCACACCTgccacctccctcccctccctcttggGACGGCCCTCCGGTCGCTCCAGCCTCATG GCGTCCCGTGAGAGCCTGACGTCCCCTCTGTCCGGTGATGTCAGCGAAGCCAGCCCGCCCCCCAACCCGGGGGCGCTGGCGGCTCCTGTTGTACCTCAGCCCGGCGGGTCGCCTGCAGCAGTGGCGGCCCCGGTCCCGGCTCCTCTAAGCAAG GTGGAACTTGCCCTTTTCAAGCAG GACGAGGAGTCAATGCGAGCTCAGGTcaaggacctggaggagaagctggagaCGCTGAAGATGAAGCGGGCGGAGGACAAAGCCAAGCTGAAAGAGCTCGAGAAACACAAGATCCAGCTGGAGCAGCTCCAGGAGTGGAAGACCAAAATGCAGGAGCAGCAGGCGGAGCTGCAGAAACAACTCAAAGAGGCCAAGAAG gATGCCCGCGAGGCACAGGAGTCCAAGGACCGCTACATGGAGGAGATGGCGGACACGGCGGACACCACAGAGATGGCCACGCTGGACAAAGAGATGGCCGAAGAGCGAGCAGAGTCCCTGCAGTTGGAGGGGGAGACGCTGaaggagagagtggaggagcTCTCCATGGACTTGGAGATCCTTAGACATGACATTTCAGAGAAAG GCTCGGATGGAGTCGCCTCAAGTTACCGCGTCaaacagctggaggagcagaacGGCCGCCTGAAGGAGGCCTTGGTTCG catGCGTGACCTGTCTATGTCCGAGAAGCAGGAGCACGTGAAGCTGCAGAagcagatggagaagaagaacacagagctggagactctgaggaCTCAGAAGGAGAAACTCCAGGAGGACGTGAAGCAGGCGGAGGCCACCATCGACGAGCTCAAGGAGCAG GTGGACGCTGCTCTGGGCTCAGAGGAGATGGTGGAGACCCTGACGGAGAGGAACCTCGACCTGGAGGAGAAAGTCCGAGAGCTGAGAGAAACCGTCACTGATTTG GAGGCCATCAACGAGATGAACGACGAGCTGCAGGAGAACGGCCGCGAGACGGAGATGGAGCTGAGGGAGCAGGTGGATCTGAGCGCAGCGACGGTCCGAGAGGCTGAAAAACGCGTGGAGGCGGCCCAGGAGACCGTCGCTGACTACCAGCAGACCATCAACAAGTACAGAGATCTGACCACCAGCCTCCAg GAGGCCAACATGGAGCTGATCAGCCAGCAGAACGTGAACGCCGAGGTTCAGCAGCCGCCCGCCGAACTGTTTGACTTCAAGATTAAGTTTGCAGAGACCAAGGCGTACGCCAAG GCCATTGAGATGGAGCTGAGGAAGATGGAGGTGACCCAGTCCAACAGACAggtgtccctcctcacctccttcatgcCGGACTCCTTCCACCGCCACGGCGGAGATCACGACTGCATCCTGGTGCTGCTGCTCATCCCCAGGCTCATCTGCAAA GCGGAGCTGATCAGTAAACAGGCCCAGGAGAAGTTTGACTTGAATGGGAACTTGGCCCCGGGAACCGGGCTGCGGGGGCCTCCAGGAGAGCAGCGCAGCTTTGCGTCCGGCCTGGTCTACTCCCTCAGCCTGCTGCAGGCCACGCTGCACAAATATGAACA GGCTCTGAATAGCTGCAGCGTTGAGGTTTTTAAGCGCATGGGTACCCTCTACACTGAGATGAACTTCCACGAGCGCTCTCTGGATTATTTCATCGACCTGCTGCACAAAGATCAGCTGGATGAGACGGTTCAGGTGGAGCCGCTGACCAAGGCCATCAAGTACTATCAG CAATTGTACAGCATCCACCTGGCCGACCACACTGAAGACTGCACCGTGCAGCTGGCCGACCACATCAAG TTCACCCAAAATGTCCTGGACTGCATGGGCGTGGAGGTCGCCCGTCTGCGGGCCTTCATGGCGGCGGGTCAGGAGAGCTCCGGCCTCGCCGTCCTTCTGAAGGACCTGGACACCTCCTGCTCCGACATCAAACAGTTCTGTAAGAAGATCCGCCGCCGCATGCCTGGAACCGATGTCGCCGGAGTACCCGCCGCTCTCAGCTTTGCACCACAG GTGTCGGAGTCGCTGACGGAGTGCCGGCGCCACCAGACCCGCGTGGTGGCGGTGCTGCAGGAAGTGGCTGCGGCGGGCGCTCAGATGATCGCCCCGCTGGCGGAGCAGGAGgggctcaacgctctgaagctGGAGGACGTCGCCTTCAAGGCGGTGGAGCAG GTGTACGGTTCTCAAGGCCTCAACGGCCCGGAGTGTCTGCGTCAGTCCTGCagctccatcatcaccaccatgaaCAAGATGGCCACCGCCATGCAGGAGGGAGAGTACGACGCTGACAAGCCACAGGCCAAG AATCATCCGGTGGAGAAGAGAGCGTCCACCGTCAGGGCCGAGATGACCGACGCCGAGGGTCTGGGGGTCAAACTGGAAGACAGAGAGGCCGTCGTCAAGGAGGTCAAGAAGTCGCTGAAGATCAAG GGGGAGGAGCTGAGCGAGGCCAACGTCCGCCTGAGCCTGCTGGAGAAGAAGCTGGACACCTCCACCAAGGACGCCGACGAGCGGGTGGAGAAGATCCAGACCAAACTGGACGAGAACCTCGCCCTgctgaagaagaaagaaaa GGAGTTTGAGGAGACGATGGACGCCCTGCAAGCGGATATCGACCAGCTGGAGGCGGAGAAGGCGGAGCTTAAACAACGCATCAATAACCAATCGAAGATGACCATCGAAGGCCTGAGAGCCACGCCCGCCTCCGGGATAGCCTCCGTCGTTCAGGCGTCCTCAGGAG CCGGTGTCGCTCCAGCCCTGGCTGGACCGGTGCAGGTGGTggactctcctctcctgaggcaGCAGGTCGAGGCCCAGAGGATGGGCATCAAACACCTCAAGAACGAAAACAACAGACTCAAG GCGGAGAAGATGAGAGCCCAGCTGGCCTCCCTGCCGCCCCTCTGCCCCCCCAAACTACCAAAAGCCTCCAAGGACCCCTCCATGCCACCGGAGGGACTCAACACCGGCATCTACCGCAGGACCGACCAGCTGCTGGCCACCCTGCTCAAGCTGAGCTCAGAGGTCAAGGTGGTGGACATCACAGGGAAgacggcag TGAGCGCCGGTGCACAGCTGCTGGAGCAGACGGCCCGGCTGCAGTACCTCAGCGACGCTCTGGACAAACTCAAG gGAGAAGTGGCCGAGCACGTCGTCTCCAGTCAGTCTGGGGCGAAGGCTTCCTCGGACTTTGCCACCTTCCCGGTGTCCTGTTTCGTGAAG GccaaggaggagaagcagggcGGGACCGTGCTCGTAGGACGTGTGGCCATCCCATGCACTCGTGGACAGGAACAGGTGCATCGCCTCGTCCTCTCCCAGCAGCAGCTGAAGGAAGTGCACCGCCTCCTCATGACCTGA